TCGTCGTGCTCACCGACGTGGAGGGCCTCTACCGCGACTGGCCCGACAGCGACGAGGTGATCAGCGAGCTGGACGCCCACGAGCTGGCCGGCCTACTGCCGTCGCTGGCATCGGGCATGGTGCCGAAGATGGAGGCATGCCTGCGGGCCGTCCGAGGCGGGGTGCCGCAGGCCCACGTGATCGACGGGCGGGTCGCGCACTCGCTGTTGCTGGAAATCTTCACCGACGAGGGCATCGGCACCATGGTCGTGCCGGCGCAGCAGGAAGGAACCTACGCATGAGCGTCTGGCCGCAGTACGACACGTGGGCGGAGCGGTTCTCCGCCGCGCTGATGCCCAACTACGGTGTCCCGCCGGTGGCGCTCGCCCGCGGTGAGGGATGCACGGTCTGGGACCTCGACGGAAACAGCTATCTCGACTTCATCGCCGGCATCGCGGTGTCCTCCCTCGGGCACGCGCACCCGGCACTGGTCGAGGCGGTCTCCAGCCAGGTCGCCACCATCGCGCACACCTCCAACCTGTTCCTCCACCAGCCCGAGGTGCTGCTCGCCGAACGCCTGCTCGCCCTGCTCGGCCACGACGGCCGGGTGTTCTTCGCCAACAGCGGGACGGAGGCCAACGAGGCGGCGCTCAAGCTGGTGCTCCGCAACGCCGCCGACACGGGCCGCCGCTACGTCGTGGCCGCCGCCGACGGCTTCCACGGCCGCACCATGGGCGCTCTCGCGCTGACCGGAAAGGCGGCGATCCGTGAGCCGTTCGGGCCGTTCGGCATCGACGTGCGGTTCGTCCCCTACGGCGACGCCGACGCGTTGAAGAACGCCGTCACCGACGAGTGCGCGGGGGTCTTCCTCGAACCCACGCAGGGGGAGGCGGGCGTGGTACCGCCGCCGGCGGGTTACCTCACCGCCGCCCGGGAGATCTGCGACGCGACCGGCGCCGTGCTCGTCCTCGACGAGATCCAGAGCGGGGTCGGCCGGACCGGCACCTGGTTCGCCCACCAGCACGAAGGCGTCCTCCCCGACGTCCTCACCCTCGCCAAGGGACTCGGCGGCGGGCTGCCGATCGGCGCCTGCATCGGCGTCGGCCGGTTCGGGCAGACGTTCGCCAAGGGCGACCACGGCTCGACCTTCGGCGGCAATCCGGTCGCGGTCGCGGCCGCACTCGCCGTCCTTGACACCATCGAGGCGGACGGCCTGCTGGACAACGTGGCGAAGGTGGGTGCCGAGCTCGCGGAGGCCATCTCCGCGCTGTCGCACCCGCTGGTGTCCGGGGTCCGCGGTCGAGGGCTGTGGCTCGCGGTTCTGCTCACCGAATCCAGGGCCGCACAGGTGCAGGCCGCCGCCCAGCACGCCGGGTTCCTCGTCAACGCCGTGCAGCCGGACGCGATCCGGCTGGCGCCGCCCCTGGTGGTCACGTCGGAGCAGGTGCGATCCCTGGTCGACGCGCTGCCCGGCATTCTCGACACCGCTTCCACCGAGGAGTCCTGATGGTTCGGCACTTCCTGCGGGACGACGACCTGAGCGGCGCCGAGCAGGCGCAGGTGCTCGACCTCGCCGAGACGATGAAGAAGGACCGCTTCGCGTTCCGCCCACTGGAGGGGCCGCGCGTCGTGGCCGTGCTGTTCGACAAGTCCTCCACCCGCACCCGCGTCTCCTTCAGCGTCGGAATCTCCGAGCTCGGTGGTTACCCGATGGTGATCGACACCCAGGGTGCCCACCTGGGCCGCGGTGAGCGGATCGCCGACACCGCCCGAGTGCTCGACCGCCAGGTCGCGGCGATCGTCTGGCGTACGGCCGGCCAGGAACGCATCGAGGAGATGGCCGCGGCCAGCGCGGTGCCGGTCGTCAACGCGCTGACCGACGAGTTCCACCCGTGCCAGATCCTCGCCGACCTGCAGACCGTCCGCGAGCACAAGGGGCGGCTGGCCGGTCTCCGGCTCAGCTACCTCGGGGACGGCGCCAACAACATGGCGCACTCCTACCTCCTCGGCGGGGCGACCGCGGGCATGCACGTCCGCGTCGGCACCCCGCGCGGCTACCAGCCGGACCCGGCGGTGCTGGCCCGGGCCACCGAGATCGCCGCCGCCAGCGGTGGATCGGTCGCTGTGGTGGGCGATCGCCACGAGGCGCTGGAGGGCGCCGACGTGGTGGCGACCGACACCTGGGTGTCGATGGGCCAGGAGGGTGAGGCGGCCGATCGGGCCGCGCCGTTCGTCCCCTTCGCCGTGACCGAGCAGGCGATGAGCCACGCTGCCCCGGACGCGATCGTGCTGCACTGCCTGCCTGCCTACCGCGGCAAGGAGATCGAGGCCGGCGTCATCGACGGACCACGCAGTGTCGTCTGGGACGAGGCCGAAAACCGGCTGCACGCGCAGAAGGCCCTGCTCACCTGGCTGCTGGAGCGATCGCGAGAAGAGCATCCGGGTCAGGAGGTCTGATGGACCACGACACGACGGCCGAGCAGGTCCCGGCCAAGAGGACCCGGTCCAGGTCCACCACCGGGGAGTCCGCGACCAGGGACGAGGCGGCGCCTTCGAGGACCGGCCGGAAGACCGCGAGGGCCGCGGTGGCCAAGGTCCCCGACGTCGACCTGACCACCCCGCGCCCCGGCGCGGACGTGCCCCGGGTGGCGATGACCAAGACCGCCCGCCACCAGTACGTCGTGGAGGTGCTGTCGCGCACCGAGGTGCGGTCGCAGGCGGAGCTGGCCGGCCGGCTGGCCCAGGAAGGGATCGCGGTGACGCAGACCACGCTGTCCCGTGACCTGGACGAACTCGGCGCGGTCCGGGTGCGCACGGCCGGCGGTGCCCTCGTCTACGCCCTGCCCGGCGAGGGCGGCGACCGCACACCTCGAGCCACCCCGGATGCGCCCTCCCTGGCCGAGGCCCGGCTTGCCCGGGTCTGCGGTGAACTCCTCGTCTCGGCGGTTCCGTCGGCCAACCTCGTGGTGCTGCGGACCCCGCCCGGAGCGGCCCAGTTCTTCGCCTCCGCCCTCGACCACGCCGAAGTCCCCGGTGTGATCGGCACCATCGCCGGGGACGACACTGTGCTCGTGGTCGCCCGCGAACCCGACGGTGGCGCCACCGTCGCCGACCAACTGCTTGCGCTCGCTCGCAAGAACCAACCCACGAAGGAGCAATGACATGACCGAGCGCGTGGTGCTCGCCTACTCCGGCGGGCTCGACACCTCCGTGGCGATCGGCTGGATCGCCGAGCAGACCGGTGCGGAGGTCGTTGCTTGTGCGATCGACGTCGGCCAGGGCGGAGAGGACCTGGACACCATCCGCAAGCGCGCCCTGGAGTGTGGGGCGGTCGAGGCCGTCGTCGTCGACGCCAAGGACGAGTTCGCCGACGGCTACTGCCTTCCGGCGCTTGCCACCAACGCCCTGTACATGGAGCGGTACCCCCTGGTCTCCGCCCTGTCCCGGCCGCTGATCGTCAAGCACCTCGTCGAGGCGGCCAGGCAGCACGGCGCGAGCGTCGTGGCGCACGGCTGCACGGGCAAGGGCAACGACCAGGTCCGGTTCGAGGTCGGCGTCGGGGCGCTGGCTCCCGACCTGAAGGTGCTGGCCCCGGTCCGTGACTTCGCCTGGACCCGGGAGAAGGCGATCGCCTACGCCGAGCAGCACAACCTGCCGATCGACGTCAGCAAGAAGTCGCCGTTCTCCATCGACCAGAACGTCTGGGGCCGGGCCGTCGAGACCGGATTCCTCGAGGACCTGTGGAACGCCCCCACCGAGGACGTCTACGACTACACCCAGGACCCCGCGGCGGCCCGGGAGGCCGACGAGGTGGTGGTGACCTTCGAGGGCGGCCGCCCGGTCGCCCTGGACGGCCGGCCGGTGACGATGCTGGAGGCGATCCAGCAGCTCAACACCCGCGCCGGGGCCCAGGGAGTCGGCCGGCTCGACCTGGTGGAGGACCGCCTCGTCGGCATCAAGAGCCGGGAGATCTACGAGGCTCCGGGTGCGATCGCGTTGATCACCGCGCACCAGGAGCTGGAGAACGTCACCGTGGAGCGCGACCTCGCGCGGTTCAAGCGCCAGGTCGAGCAG
This Actinopolymorpha cephalotaxi DNA region includes the following protein-coding sequences:
- a CDS encoding acetylornithine transaminase codes for the protein MSVWPQYDTWAERFSAALMPNYGVPPVALARGEGCTVWDLDGNSYLDFIAGIAVSSLGHAHPALVEAVSSQVATIAHTSNLFLHQPEVLLAERLLALLGHDGRVFFANSGTEANEAALKLVLRNAADTGRRYVVAAADGFHGRTMGALALTGKAAIREPFGPFGIDVRFVPYGDADALKNAVTDECAGVFLEPTQGEAGVVPPPAGYLTAAREICDATGAVLVLDEIQSGVGRTGTWFAHQHEGVLPDVLTLAKGLGGGLPIGACIGVGRFGQTFAKGDHGSTFGGNPVAVAAALAVLDTIEADGLLDNVAKVGAELAEAISALSHPLVSGVRGRGLWLAVLLTESRAAQVQAAAQHAGFLVNAVQPDAIRLAPPLVVTSEQVRSLVDALPGILDTASTEES
- the argF gene encoding ornithine carbamoyltransferase, translated to MVRHFLRDDDLSGAEQAQVLDLAETMKKDRFAFRPLEGPRVVAVLFDKSSTRTRVSFSVGISELGGYPMVIDTQGAHLGRGERIADTARVLDRQVAAIVWRTAGQERIEEMAAASAVPVVNALTDEFHPCQILADLQTVREHKGRLAGLRLSYLGDGANNMAHSYLLGGATAGMHVRVGTPRGYQPDPAVLARATEIAAASGGSVAVVGDRHEALEGADVVATDTWVSMGQEGEAADRAAPFVPFAVTEQAMSHAAPDAIVLHCLPAYRGKEIEAGVIDGPRSVVWDEAENRLHAQKALLTWLLERSREEHPGQEV
- a CDS encoding arginine repressor, yielding MDHDTTAEQVPAKRTRSRSTTGESATRDEAAPSRTGRKTARAAVAKVPDVDLTTPRPGADVPRVAMTKTARHQYVVEVLSRTEVRSQAELAGRLAQEGIAVTQTTLSRDLDELGAVRVRTAGGALVYALPGEGGDRTPRATPDAPSLAEARLARVCGELLVSAVPSANLVVLRTPPGAAQFFASALDHAEVPGVIGTIAGDDTVLVVAREPDGGATVADQLLALARKNQPTKEQ
- a CDS encoding argininosuccinate synthase, which gives rise to MTERVVLAYSGGLDTSVAIGWIAEQTGAEVVACAIDVGQGGEDLDTIRKRALECGAVEAVVVDAKDEFADGYCLPALATNALYMERYPLVSALSRPLIVKHLVEAARQHGASVVAHGCTGKGNDQVRFEVGVGALAPDLKVLAPVRDFAWTREKAIAYAEQHNLPIDVSKKSPFSIDQNVWGRAVETGFLEDLWNAPTEDVYDYTQDPAAAREADEVVVTFEGGRPVALDGRPVTMLEAIQQLNTRAGAQGVGRLDLVEDRLVGIKSREIYEAPGAIALITAHQELENVTVERDLARFKRQVEQRWTELVYDGLWFSPLKRALDSFVDASQEQVSGDIRMTLHGGRAVVSGRRSAASLYDFNLATYDEGDVFDQSLARGFVELWGLPSKIAAKRDLGKS